A single Panthera uncia isolate 11264 chromosome E2 unlocalized genomic scaffold, Puncia_PCG_1.0 HiC_scaffold_19, whole genome shotgun sequence DNA region contains:
- the GMFG gene encoding glia maturation factor gamma isoform X1 encodes MSDSLVVCEVDPELKEKLRQFRFRKETDNAAIIMKVDKDRQMVVLEEEFQNISPEELKTELPERQPRFVVYSYKYVHEDGRVSYPLCFIFSSPVGCKPEQQMMYAGSKNRLVQTAELTKVFEIRTTEDLTEAWLQEKLSFFR; translated from the exons ATG TCTGATTCCCTCGTGGTGTGCGAGGTGGACCCAGAGCTAAAGGAAAAGCTGAGGCAATTTCGCTTCCGAAAAGAGACGGACAACGCAGCCATAATAA TGAAGGTGGACAAGGACCGGCAGATGGTGGTGCTGGAGGAAGAATTTCag aacatTTCTCCAGAGGAACTAAAAACAGAGCTGCCAGAGAGACAGCCAAG GTTCGTGGTTTACAGCTACAAGTATGTGCACGAGGACGGCCGAGTGTCCTACCCCTTGTGTTTCATCTTCTCCAGCCCCGTGG GCTGCAAGCCTGAGCAACAAATGATGTATGCGGGGAGTAAAAACAGATTGGTGCAGACGGCGGAGCTCACGAAG GTGTTTGAAATCCGCACCACTGAAGACCTCACCGAGGCCTGGCTCCAAGAGAAGTTGTCTTTCTTTCGTTGA
- the GMFG gene encoding glia maturation factor gamma isoform X3 has protein sequence MKVDKDRQMVVLEEEFQNISPEELKTELPERQPRFVVYSYKYVHEDGRVSYPLCFIFSSPVGCKPEQQMMYAGSKNRLVQTAELTKVFEIRTTEDLTEAWLQEKLSFFR, from the exons A TGAAGGTGGACAAGGACCGGCAGATGGTGGTGCTGGAGGAAGAATTTCag aacatTTCTCCAGAGGAACTAAAAACAGAGCTGCCAGAGAGACAGCCAAG GTTCGTGGTTTACAGCTACAAGTATGTGCACGAGGACGGCCGAGTGTCCTACCCCTTGTGTTTCATCTTCTCCAGCCCCGTGG GCTGCAAGCCTGAGCAACAAATGATGTATGCGGGGAGTAAAAACAGATTGGTGCAGACGGCGGAGCTCACGAAG GTGTTTGAAATCCGCACCACTGAAGACCTCACCGAGGCCTGGCTCCAAGAGAAGTTGTCTTTCTTTCGTTGA